A window of Vigna unguiculata cultivar IT97K-499-35 chromosome 4, ASM411807v1, whole genome shotgun sequence contains these coding sequences:
- the LOC114180521 gene encoding uncharacterized protein LOC114180521, whose protein sequence is MEDMIDDIGEDNFKSAQVYDSLKDDSEKSLYPGCTRCTRLSAILKLFNIKARNGWTDRSFSELLELLHEMLPEGNMLSTRHYEAKKILCPMGMEYQKIHVCPNDCILYRKEFETLTKCSRCGVSRFKVKDDDVDEDNMKKGPPAKVKSEGLLRHAADSPQWKKIDTHYPQFGSDPRNLRLGLATDGMNPYGPNQLGNDIGVYLTPLIEDLGLLWDEGVKVFDAYGNDNFNLRALLFCTINDFSAYGNLSSYSVKGHYACPICEENTSYHQLKHGRKTCYIGHRKFLRRNHPYRRLKKAFHGYQEDKISPPPLNEEEVYERVCQVNVTFGKILKKPIMKNIWKKNSIFFQLPYWAKLDVKHCIDVMHVEKNVCDSIIGTLLNIKGKTKDDVNSRKDLVEMGLRLELQPQAYGKRTYLPPACHTLSKVEKKSFCACLYEMKVP, encoded by the exons ATGGAGGATATGATTGATGATATTGGAGAAGACAATTTTAAAAGCGCACAAGTGTATGATTCATTAAAAGATGATTCAGAAAAATCTTTATATCCTGGTTGTACAAGATGCACGCGTTTGTCagcaatattaaaattatttaacatcaAGGCAAGAAATGGGTGGACTGATAGAAGTTTCAGTGAATTGCTTGAATTATTGCATGAAATGCTCCCAGAGGGGAATATGTTATCGACTCGGCACTATGAGGCAAAGAAGATACTATGTCCAATGGGTATGGAGTACCAGAAAATACATGTTTGTCCAAATGATTGTATATTATATAGAAAAGAGTTTGAAACATTGACTAAGTGTTCAAGATGTGGGGTATCACGATTCAAAGTGAAGGATGATGATGTAGATGAAGATAACATGAAGAAGGGTCCTCCTGCAAAAGT AAAGAGTGAAGGATTGTTACGACACGCAGCTGACTCACCtcaatggaagaaaattgatacTCACTATCCACAATTTGGGAGTGATCCAAGAAATTTGAGGCTTGGTCTTGCAACAGATGGGATGAATCCTTACG GTCCAAATCAACTAGGAAATGATATTGGTGTTTACCTAACTCCATTGATAGAAGATTTGGGATTGTTGTGGGATGAAGGAGTGAAGGTGTTTGATGCATATGGAAATGACAATTTCAATCTACGAGCTTTGTTATTTTGCACAATTAATGACTTTTCGGCATATGGAAACTTGAGCAGTTATAGTGTGAAGGGACATTATGCTTGTCcgatatgtgaagaaaacacaagTTATCATCAACTAAAACATGGCAGGAAGACATGTTACATTGGTCATCGAAAATTTCTAAGACGTAATCACCCATATCGTAGGTTGAAAAAGGCTTTCCATGGATACCAAGAGGATAAAATTTCACCTCCACccttaaatgaagaagaagttTATGAGCGAGTGTGTCAAGTCAATGTCACATTTGGAAAAATACTAAAGAAACCTATCATGAAAAACATATGGAAGAAAAACTCAATATTCTTTCAACTTCCATATTGGGCCAAATTAGATGTCAAGCATTGTATTGATGTAATGCATGTGGAAAAGAATGTTTGTGATAGTATAATTGGGACATTGCTTAACATTAAAGGGAAAACAAAGGATGATGTAAATTCTCGTAAAGATTTAGTTGAGATGGGTCTTCGCTTGGAGTTACAACCACAAGCTTATGGTAAAAGGACTTATTTGCCTCCAGCATGTCATACTTTGTCAAAAGTCGAGAAGAAAAGCTTTTGTGCATGCCTCTATGAAATGAAAGTACCataa